Proteins co-encoded in one Deinococcus aerius genomic window:
- a CDS encoding four-helix bundle copper-binding protein: MPQNTARMLQTHPNPASVFDQGALAACIDACFECENICTSCADACLGEQGHLMHLVHCIRLNLDCADVCGATGRVLSRLTQPDQNVLRAQLQACLAACQACGQECEMHARDMNMQHCAVCAESCRRCEQACQQLLGSMSA, from the coding sequence ATGCCGCAGAACACTGCCCGGATGCTGCAAACGCACCCCAACCCCGCCAGCGTGTTCGACCAGGGAGCGCTGGCCGCGTGCATCGACGCCTGTTTCGAGTGCGAGAACATCTGTACCTCCTGTGCCGATGCCTGCCTGGGCGAGCAGGGCCACCTGATGCACCTCGTCCACTGCATCCGCCTGAACCTCGACTGCGCGGACGTGTGCGGCGCCACCGGGCGGGTGCTCTCGCGGCTCACCCAGCCCGACCAGAACGTCCTGCGGGCCCAACTTCAGGCCTGCCTCGCGGCCTGCCAGGCGTGCGGGCAGGAGTGCGAGATGCACGCCCGCGACATGAACATGCAGCACTGCGCGGTGTGTGCCGAGTCGTGCCGCCGCTGTGAGCAGGCCTGCCAGCAGCTCCTGGGGAGCATGAGCGCATGA
- a CDS encoding DUF305 domain-containing protein produces MKGLILTLALMALPVSAAQAGGSQGGTAASMSTTMIIQMQSDMRARMQPMMDDLRRLSGTAFDRAFFSMMIPHHQSAIEMSRAALPRLRDPLVRAWAQSIIDDQQKEIAEMQAELQRLGGVDTARQNRMRQAMSAMGQMMTQMMSRSQSPDHAFLEMMTPHHGSANEMANIALQNGQTDHVLSIAQRIMMAQADEMHDFKDWLRTHQ; encoded by the coding sequence ATGAAGGGGCTGATCCTGACCCTGGCCCTGATGGCCCTGCCCGTGAGCGCCGCCCAGGCGGGCGGCAGCCAGGGGGGTACGGCGGCCAGCATGTCCACCACCATGATCATCCAGATGCAGTCGGACATGCGCGCCCGGATGCAGCCCATGATGGACGACCTGCGCCGCTTATCCGGCACGGCCTTCGACCGGGCCTTTTTCTCCATGATGATTCCGCACCACCAGAGCGCCATCGAGATGAGCCGCGCCGCGCTGCCGAGGTTGCGTGATCCCCTGGTGCGCGCCTGGGCGCAGAGCATCATCGACGATCAGCAGAAGGAGATCGCCGAGATGCAGGCCGAGTTGCAGCGCCTGGGGGGCGTGGACACCGCCCGGCAGAACCGGATGCGTCAGGCCATGTCCGCCATGGGGCAGATGATGACCCAGATGATGTCCCGGTCGCAAAGCCCCGACCATGCGTTCCTGGAGATGATGACGCCCCACCACGGCTCAGCCAACGAGATGGCCAATATCGCCCTGCAAAACGGTCAGACCGACCACGTGCTGAGCATCGCCCAGCGCATCATGATGGCGCAGGCCGACGAGATGCACGACTTCAAGGACTGGCTGCGCACCCACCAGTAA
- a CDS encoding peptidase C39 family protein, whose amino-acid sequence MTFARLLWPALLLAPVAGAAPYAQQTSFGTPSPLIQAAQARTSVKATWEALPQPRGGQLEGGVVEVAPFNELVPSWNVTGPGESPLTLEVRVRRRDGRWTPYFGFGTWRAAGPRASLPVTRTADGTVNTDTLTLPYRATAFQYRVTPGAGLQVRLLSFNTSDNALRLRDQGRGGQANAWNRVLAVPGLSQMIYPGGGEVWCSPTSVSMILGFWNRPVRVPDAAKATFDTRYDGFGNWPFNTAYAATQGLQAFVTRLGSLRDAEAYLGQGLPLAVSVRFKSGELPGAPLSWSNGHLMVLTGFDARGNPVVNDPAARSDAGVKRTYPRAVFERLWLSHAGGMAYVMAPQP is encoded by the coding sequence GTGACCTTTGCACGCCTCCTCTGGCCCGCCCTGCTGCTCGCCCCGGTGGCGGGCGCCGCCCCCTACGCGCAGCAGACCAGCTTCGGCACCCCGTCCCCGCTGATCCAGGCCGCGCAGGCCCGGACCAGCGTGAAGGCCACCTGGGAGGCGCTGCCCCAGCCCCGCGGCGGCCAGCTCGAGGGCGGCGTGGTGGAGGTGGCGCCATTCAACGAACTCGTCCCCAGTTGGAACGTGACGGGGCCGGGAGAGAGTCCGCTGACGCTGGAGGTGCGCGTGCGGCGGCGCGACGGCCGCTGGACGCCGTACTTCGGGTTCGGGACCTGGCGCGCGGCGGGACCCCGGGCCAGCCTGCCCGTGACCCGCACGGCGGACGGCACGGTGAACACCGACACCCTGACCCTCCCCTACCGGGCCACGGCCTTTCAGTATCGCGTGACGCCAGGGGCGGGGCTTCAGGTGCGCCTGCTGTCGTTCAACACGTCCGACAACGCCCTGCGCCTGCGGGACCAGGGCCGGGGCGGGCAGGCGAACGCCTGGAACAGGGTTCTGGCGGTCCCCGGGCTCTCCCAGATGATCTACCCGGGCGGGGGGGAGGTCTGGTGCAGCCCCACCAGCGTCTCCATGATCCTGGGCTTCTGGAACCGCCCCGTGCGGGTGCCGGACGCCGCTAAGGCCACCTTCGACACCCGCTACGACGGCTTCGGGAACTGGCCCTTCAACACCGCGTATGCCGCAACCCAGGGCCTGCAGGCCTTTGTAACGCGCCTGGGCAGCCTGCGTGACGCCGAGGCGTACCTGGGGCAGGGGCTGCCGCTCGCGGTGAGTGTGCGCTTCAAATCGGGCGAGCTGCCGGGAGCGCCGCTGTCCTGGTCGAACGGGCACCTGATGGTGCTGACCGGCTTCGACGCGCGGGGCAACCCGGTGGTGAACGACCCGGCGGCGAGGAGCGACGCGGGGGTGAAGCGCACCTACCCGCGCGCCGTCTTCGAGCGGTTGTGGCTTAGCCACGCGGGCGGCATGGCGTACGTGATGGCTCCCCAGCCCTGA
- a CDS encoding WD40/YVTN/BNR-like repeat-containing protein produces MTTQRTRPSLRRLLAGTLLGVTLVTGAVGWRAWRQGTDEAGRLGGDFHALQVLPGGRLLYGQHAGVSVSTDGGRTWGRPDGAGDALSLASSPRSPVLILAGHGVLKTSRDGGATWQPATFGNLASRDLQGFAVAPDAPNVWYANIAGLGLYRTREGRNWEVMSPDTAYATALAAGPGSPPRLYALVPGEGLIASDDGATWQRIGNAPPAAPSGLTVHPVSGHVYLAGTAGLWRSGDQGATWTRLGFREAARLVAADPRDEARLYAVGAGGAVYRSLDGGRTWAPAGRGA; encoded by the coding sequence ATGACGACACAAAGGACACGACCGTCCCTGCGCCGCCTGCTGGCCGGTACCCTCCTGGGCGTGACCCTGGTGACGGGGGCCGTGGGCTGGCGGGCGTGGCGACAGGGAACGGACGAGGCAGGCCGCCTGGGCGGTGATTTTCACGCCCTGCAGGTCCTTCCGGGCGGACGGCTGCTGTACGGCCAGCACGCCGGGGTCTCGGTCAGCACCGACGGCGGCCGCACCTGGGGCCGTCCCGACGGTGCCGGGGACGCTCTGTCGCTCGCCTCCTCTCCCCGGTCCCCAGTCCTGATCCTGGCCGGGCATGGCGTGCTGAAGACCAGCCGGGACGGCGGGGCCACCTGGCAACCGGCGACCTTCGGGAACCTGGCGAGCCGGGACCTTCAGGGCTTCGCCGTCGCGCCCGACGCGCCCAACGTGTGGTACGCGAATATCGCCGGGCTCGGCCTGTACCGGACCCGCGAAGGCCGCAACTGGGAGGTGATGTCGCCGGACACCGCGTATGCCACGGCGCTGGCCGCGGGACCCGGCTCGCCGCCGCGGCTGTACGCCCTCGTCCCGGGCGAGGGCCTGATCGCCTCGGACGATGGGGCCACCTGGCAACGGATTGGGAACGCGCCCCCCGCCGCCCCATCCGGCCTGACTGTTCACCCGGTCAGCGGGCACGTGTACCTGGCGGGGACCGCTGGCCTCTGGCGCTCCGGGGACCAGGGGGCGACCTGGACACGCTTGGGCTTCCGGGAGGCGGCGCGGCTGGTGGCCGCCGACCCGCGGGACGAGGCGAGGCTGTACGCGGTCGGGGCGGGCGGCGCGGTGTACCGCTCGCTGGACGGGGGCCGGACATGGGCGCCGGCGGGGCGGGGAGCCTGA
- a CDS encoding metal-sensitive transcriptional regulator produces MPEDARKRAARRLKIARGHLDSIVAMLEKEDAYCVDVLRQIKAVQGALSGAGEVVLRGHLEAHVATASTRGDSVEIVEELMEALKYT; encoded by the coding sequence ATGCCTGAGGACGCGCGCAAACGCGCCGCCCGGCGGCTCAAGATTGCCCGGGGCCACCTCGACAGCATCGTCGCCATGCTGGAAAAGGAGGATGCGTACTGCGTGGACGTGCTGCGGCAGATCAAGGCCGTGCAGGGCGCCCTGTCCGGGGCGGGCGAGGTCGTGCTGCGCGGCCACCTCGAAGCGCACGTCGCCACCGCCTCCACGCGGGGTGACAGTGTCGAAATCGTCGAAGAACTGATGGAAGCCCTCAAGTACACCTGA
- a CDS encoding CopZ family metallochaperone, whose translation MTTQLTVTGMSCGHCEKAVTNALKGVPGVQDVRVDLQGGTATVQGEADPQALIAAVAEEGYGAQVRG comes from the coding sequence ATGACGACCCAACTGACCGTGACCGGTATGAGCTGCGGGCACTGCGAGAAGGCCGTGACGAACGCCCTTAAGGGCGTCCCCGGCGTGCAGGACGTCCGCGTCGATCTCCAGGGCGGGACGGCCACCGTGCAGGGCGAGGCCGACCCCCAGGCCCTGATCGCGGCGGTGGCCGAAGAGGGCTACGGCGCCCAGGTGCGCGGCTAA
- a CDS encoding heavy metal translocating P-type ATPase, translating into MSKTIELGVQGMTCASCVGRVERGLGKVEGVQRASVNLATERATVTYDPEQTGPQALIARVKDVGYEPVVGEIELGVQGMTCASCVSRVERALKKVDGVLDASVNLATERATVRYLPSSVSAGQLKAAVKGAGYEVLEAQAGRDRTDLEREAREQEIHGLRRAVTFSAVFALPLALLAMVPMLVPAVNDWLMSTFGHGVMTTLNWVMLALAVPVQFGPGMRFYRLGWKALRNRSPDMNSLVMIGTSAAFFYSLVVTLAPQVFPEGTAHVYYEAAAVVITLILLGKYFEAIAKGRSSEAMKKLLSLQAKTARVVRGGQELELPTDEVLIGDLISVRPGEKVPVDGEVTLGNSFVDESMITGEPIPVAKQAGAAVVGGTINQNGAFQFRATKIGADTALAQIIKLVESAQGSKPPIQGLADRVVSVFVPIVIGIAALTFLIWMVVGGSTALSFALVTTVAVLIIACPCAMGLATPTSIMVGTGKAAELGVLFRNGAALEGLQGANVVAVDKTGTLTKGKPDLTDLVTAPGFDRTEVLKLVAAAEEQSEHPIARAIVDAAKREGMAILPLEGFEAVPGYGLEARVEGRLVQVGADRYMQRLGLSVDNFAAQAERLGDEGKSPLYAAIDGQLAAVIAVADPIKEGSPEAVKALHRQGLRVAMITGDNARTANAIARQLGIDEVLAEVLPGGKSDAVKELQGKGQKVAFVGDGINDAPALAQADVGLAIGTGTDVAVETADVILMSGDLRGVPNAYALSRATLRNIKLNLFWAFAYNIVLIPVAAGVLYPAFGWLLSPVLAAAAMGFSSVFVLSNALRLRSFRPPVRPDPVPTRAGTATPARA; encoded by the coding sequence ATGAGCAAAACCATCGAGCTGGGTGTGCAGGGGATGACCTGCGCCAGTTGCGTGGGGCGGGTCGAGCGGGGGCTGGGCAAGGTCGAGGGGGTGCAGCGTGCCAGCGTGAACCTCGCCACCGAGCGGGCCACCGTCACCTACGACCCGGAGCAGACGGGGCCGCAGGCCTTGATCGCCCGGGTCAAGGACGTGGGCTACGAGCCGGTCGTGGGCGAAATCGAGCTGGGCGTGCAGGGGATGACCTGCGCGAGTTGCGTGAGCCGGGTGGAGCGGGCCCTGAAGAAGGTGGACGGGGTGCTGGACGCCAGCGTCAACCTCGCCACCGAGCGGGCCACCGTGCGGTATCTGCCGTCGAGCGTGAGCGCGGGGCAACTCAAGGCGGCGGTGAAGGGCGCCGGGTACGAGGTGCTGGAGGCTCAGGCCGGTCGGGACCGGACCGACCTTGAACGTGAAGCGCGCGAGCAAGAGATTCATGGGTTGCGCCGCGCGGTGACGTTCAGCGCCGTCTTCGCCCTTCCCCTCGCCCTCCTGGCGATGGTCCCGATGCTCGTGCCCGCCGTGAACGACTGGCTGATGAGCACCTTCGGGCACGGGGTCATGACCACCCTGAACTGGGTCATGCTGGCCCTCGCCGTGCCTGTGCAGTTCGGCCCCGGGATGCGCTTCTACCGCCTGGGCTGGAAAGCTCTGCGGAACAGGTCGCCGGACATGAATTCCCTGGTCATGATCGGCACCTCGGCCGCGTTCTTCTACTCGCTGGTCGTCACGCTCGCGCCGCAGGTCTTTCCCGAAGGCACCGCGCACGTGTACTACGAGGCCGCCGCCGTCGTGATCACCCTGATCCTGCTGGGCAAGTATTTCGAGGCCATCGCCAAGGGGAGAAGCAGTGAGGCGATGAAGAAGCTGCTGAGTCTTCAGGCGAAGACGGCGCGGGTGGTTCGGGGCGGCCAGGAACTCGAACTGCCCACGGACGAGGTGCTGATCGGCGACCTGATCTCCGTTCGCCCCGGCGAGAAGGTGCCGGTGGACGGTGAGGTCACCCTGGGCAACTCCTTCGTGGACGAGAGCATGATCACCGGCGAACCGATTCCCGTCGCCAAGCAGGCGGGCGCGGCGGTCGTCGGCGGCACCATCAACCAGAACGGCGCCTTTCAGTTCAGGGCGACCAAAATCGGGGCGGACACGGCGCTCGCGCAGATCATCAAGCTGGTGGAGAGCGCCCAGGGCAGCAAGCCCCCGATCCAGGGCCTCGCGGACCGGGTCGTCTCGGTGTTCGTCCCGATCGTCATCGGCATCGCCGCCCTGACCTTCCTGATCTGGATGGTGGTGGGCGGGAGCACCGCCCTCTCGTTCGCCCTGGTCACGACGGTCGCGGTGCTGATCATCGCCTGCCCCTGCGCGATGGGCCTGGCGACGCCGACGAGCATCATGGTCGGCACGGGCAAGGCGGCTGAGCTGGGCGTCCTCTTCCGCAACGGCGCGGCACTCGAAGGCTTGCAGGGCGCGAACGTGGTGGCGGTGGACAAGACCGGCACCCTGACCAAGGGCAAGCCGGACCTGACGGACCTGGTGACGGCCCCTGGATTCGACCGGACGGAAGTGCTGAAGCTGGTCGCGGCGGCCGAGGAGCAGAGCGAACACCCCATCGCCCGCGCCATCGTGGATGCGGCGAAAAGAGAGGGCATGGCCATCCTTCCCCTGGAGGGCTTCGAGGCGGTGCCCGGGTATGGGTTGGAAGCGCGCGTGGAAGGCCGCCTGGTGCAGGTGGGTGCCGACCGTTACATGCAGCGGCTGGGCCTGAGCGTGGACAACTTTGCAGCTCAGGCCGAGCGACTCGGGGACGAGGGTAAGAGCCCCTTGTACGCGGCCATCGATGGTCAGCTCGCGGCGGTCATCGCGGTGGCCGACCCCATCAAGGAGGGCAGCCCGGAGGCCGTGAAGGCCCTTCACCGCCAGGGCCTGAGGGTCGCCATGATTACCGGCGACAACGCCCGCACCGCGAACGCCATCGCCCGTCAGCTCGGCATCGACGAGGTCCTGGCCGAAGTGCTGCCGGGCGGGAAGAGCGACGCTGTGAAGGAACTGCAAGGGAAGGGCCAGAAGGTGGCCTTTGTCGGGGACGGCATCAATGACGCACCCGCGCTCGCCCAAGCGGACGTGGGGCTCGCCATCGGCACGGGCACCGACGTGGCCGTCGAGACCGCCGACGTGATCCTGATGAGTGGGGACCTGCGCGGGGTCCCGAACGCCTACGCCCTCAGCCGCGCCACCCTACGGAACATCAAGCTCAACCTGTTCTGGGCTTTCGCGTACAACATCGTGCTGATCCCGGTCGCGGCGGGCGTCCTGTACCCGGCCTTCGGCTGGCTCCTCAGCCCGGTGTTGGCGGCGGCGGCGATGGGCTTTTCCAGCGTCTTCGTGCTCAGCAACGCCCTGCGCCTGCGCAGCTTCCGGCCTCCCGTCCGTCCCGATCCCGTTCCCACCCGTGCAGGTACCGCCACCCCGGCGCGCGCCTGA
- a CDS encoding N-acetylmuramoyl-L-alanine amidase family protein: MRPKDVTPRPAAWTTRAALFSLLSCGLPGAWAAPSSSSPPVPVARAAPTPQDVTPGTARGAGVTFGQPRASSDSGKTRVVFDLGRGVTYGLTPTAGGLRVDVVGARVLPQTRVGLGPGVTGYRASGQQVLLVTPFPLSLSDGWRASEATLAGGGRVLLLDFGPTLVGGAGAGLRARVRPAPPSGGLPPGTPQNDRVTLAASSRPSSPATAPIPLPAGLPPSDVVSATSQVTPPAPPPPLPGQEGGQPSALTGQARGARRVGAALAPPRLGQNPGLTRVVLDLPPGTRYRLVPGRVGLRVELTGVSAPALSAQNVTPEVRAWRYEPAGEGVSVTLATAAPLTERGGWRAQLVPPLDGSDHSRLAIDLSPALADLTPLPARERVLAAVPATPVSPGTAILALSTSLAKPRVVIDPGHGGRDPGGVGAVVEKEVALDVARRVRDLLRAAGVEVVLTRETDRELAPDKAADLNRRAALGTPGTQLFLSIHVNALPTASALRGYGVETWWNRNHPLSGRLAALIQQNVTGVTGAFSRGLKNDRSLAVLRGSRIPAALIEIGYTSHPVDGLNLRDGHYLDRMAVGIARGIREALVTGITAGGAVGGAGK, from the coding sequence GTGCGCCCCAAGGATGTCACGCCGAGACCTGCCGCCTGGACAACCCGGGCCGCCCTCTTCTCCCTGCTCTCCTGTGGGCTGCCCGGGGCCTGGGCAGCGCCGTCCAGTTCCTCGCCGCCCGTCCCTGTGGCCCGGGCGGCCCCCACCCCGCAGGACGTGACGCCCGGCACGGCCAGGGGCGCCGGCGTGACGTTCGGCCAGCCCCGCGCCAGCAGCGACAGCGGCAAGACCCGCGTGGTGTTCGACCTCGGCCGGGGCGTGACGTACGGCCTCACCCCCACCGCCGGGGGACTGCGCGTCGACGTGGTCGGGGCGCGGGTGCTGCCCCAGACACGCGTGGGTCTGGGCCCCGGCGTCACGGGGTACCGGGCGTCCGGGCAACAGGTGCTGCTGGTCACGCCGTTCCCGCTCTCGCTTTCCGACGGGTGGCGGGCCAGCGAGGCGACGCTGGCGGGTGGGGGGCGTGTCCTGCTCCTGGACTTCGGGCCGACCCTGGTGGGGGGCGCGGGGGCGGGGCTCCGGGCGCGGGTCCGCCCCGCCCCTCCATCTGGGGGTCTCCCGCCGGGCACTCCCCAGAACGACCGGGTCACGTTAGCCGCCTCCTCCCGTCCGTCCAGCCCGGCGACGGCCCCAATACCCCTTCCGGCGGGCCTGCCGCCCAGCGACGTGGTGTCCGCCACCTCGCAGGTCACTCCGCCCGCCCCGCCTCCCCCCCTGCCCGGGCAGGAGGGCGGCCAGCCGAGCGCCCTCACGGGTCAGGCCCGGGGAGCGCGCCGGGTGGGCGCCGCGCTCGCCCCGCCCCGGCTGGGCCAAAACCCCGGCCTCACCCGCGTGGTGCTGGACCTGCCGCCGGGCACCCGCTACCGCCTGGTGCCCGGCAGGGTGGGCCTGCGCGTGGAGTTGACCGGGGTGAGCGCGCCCGCCCTCTCCGCGCAGAACGTGACGCCCGAGGTGCGGGCCTGGCGCTACGAGCCGGCCGGGGAGGGCGTGAGCGTGACGCTGGCCACCGCCGCGCCCCTGACCGAGCGCGGCGGCTGGCGGGCCCAGCTCGTGCCGCCACTGGACGGCTCGGACCACTCCCGGCTCGCCATCGACCTCTCCCCGGCTCTGGCGGACCTCACGCCGCTGCCCGCCCGGGAGCGGGTGCTGGCCGCCGTCCCCGCCACGCCCGTGTCCCCGGGGACGGCGATCCTGGCCCTGAGCACGAGCCTGGCCAAGCCGCGCGTCGTGATCGATCCCGGGCACGGCGGCCGCGACCCCGGGGGCGTCGGCGCGGTCGTCGAGAAGGAGGTGGCCCTGGACGTGGCCCGGCGGGTGCGTGACCTGCTGCGCGCGGCCGGGGTGGAGGTGGTGCTGACCCGCGAGACGGACCGCGAACTCGCGCCCGACAAGGCCGCCGACCTGAACAGGCGCGCGGCGCTGGGCACGCCCGGCACCCAGCTCTTCCTAAGCATCCACGTGAACGCCCTGCCCACGGCGAGCGCGCTGCGGGGCTACGGGGTGGAGACCTGGTGGAACCGCAACCACCCGCTGTCGGGGCGCCTCGCGGCCCTGATCCAGCAGAACGTCACCGGGGTGACCGGCGCGTTCTCGCGGGGCCTGAAGAATGACCGTTCGCTGGCGGTGCTGCGGGGGAGCCGCATTCCTGCGGCGCTGATCGAGATCGGGTACACGAGTCACCCGGTCGACGGCCTGAACCTCCGGGACGGCCACTACCTCGACCGCATGGCGGTGGGCATCGCGCGGGGCATCCGGGAGGCCCTCGTGACCGGAATCACCGCGGGCGGAGCGGTGGGCGGCGCCGGGAAGTGA